The following coding sequences are from one Macaca nemestrina isolate mMacNem1 chromosome 1, mMacNem.hap1, whole genome shotgun sequence window:
- the LOC105492949 gene encoding histone H3.3A-like, which translates to MAPTKQTARKSTGGKAPRKQLATKAARKSAPSTGGVKKPHRYRPGTVALREIRRYQKSTELLIRKLPFQRLVREIAQDFKTNLRFQSAAIGALQEASEAYLVGLFEDTYLCAIHAKRVTIMPKDIQLARRIRGERA; encoded by the coding sequence ATGGCTCCTACAAAGCAGACTGCCCGCAAATCGACCGGTGGTAAAGCACCCAGGAAGCAACTGGCTACAAAAGCCGCTCGCAAGAGTGCGCCCTCTACTGGAGGGGTGAAGAAACCTCATCGTTACAGGCCTGGTACTGTGGCACTCCGTGAAATTAGACGTTATCAGAAGTCCACTGAACTTCTGATTCGCAAACTTCCTTTCCAGCGTCTGGTGCGAGAAATTGCTCAGGACTTTAAAACAAATCTGCGCTTCCAGAGCGCAGCTATTGGTGCTTTGCAGGAGGCAAGTGAGGCCTATCTGGTTGGCCTTTTTGAAGACACCTACCTGTGTGCTATCCATGCCAAACGTGTAACAATTATGCCAAAAGACATCCAGCTAGCACGCCGCATACGTGGAGAACGTGCTTAA